Proteins encoded together in one Mycobacterium sp. MS1601 window:
- the iniR gene encoding isoniazid response ATPase/transcriptional regulator IniR gives MNPVGPADIRRWSPLLATIRDHPDTPVKALITGGIGTGKSSALAEIRDTLRGNGIDVRSRPAEDSGAAALVIDDAHLLSGVELAAVTTAVADPRRTVVVATEARENNAGLRELMAALERERPRLVLGSLTQAEIAAHLPGSTPAAVAEIASATAGLPFLLPAVGADGVAGDGAVNTLTERLRRTDQSVLHALLIASLSPDLGPTDIAAALDISSDDAHSGAAAAHATGLLDPSHGDHFRSSVHDATARIVGTARHHDVEVALLRSQLEMGTLSTSLALRLAEHGVRDARLTRVLGDEAARVRARPEVVARLLRAAAAAGADAPTVPLADALALTGDCAAAAALADELLTSPDPGQRTAAVRVAAAVAAHDGDMAHAAELFGWIGPQDDAVLSAAAVVALVGAGNPAGAREALGTPIGPPTAAARAARSLADGLLLTVDQSYSAAVIRLGQALGPEKASTEALPDTPAALVSLAALHAGDAVRARSVLGRAVRTAEPAMFSQRHRLLAAWVKMQDGHLPSAAADAAAVPTVGLHRRDALWAAALRTGLARRNGDAGALQTQWSAAMDVLTEFSVDLYSLLPLGELWVAAARLRQGDRLSPVLEQAFSVLGALGDPIAWSLPLHWAGVHAAILANSPESLAPHGQALTAAGAHSDFARALAVAGRSWLRVLARQVDVDDVTAAARGLAQFGLTWDATRLAGQAALQAGDPRVSGAMLQVARDLKLTSGTPEPPEENGASTPVPKVESTPATSPLSDREREVAELLVLGMPYRDIGAQLFISAKTVEHHVARIRRRLGAESRSEMLSMLRALLTPSQ, from the coding sequence ATGAACCCGGTCGGCCCCGCGGACATTCGCCGGTGGTCGCCCCTGCTCGCCACGATCCGGGACCACCCCGACACGCCGGTGAAAGCGCTCATCACCGGCGGCATCGGCACAGGTAAGAGTTCAGCGCTCGCCGAGATTCGTGACACGTTGCGTGGCAACGGGATCGATGTCCGCAGCCGCCCCGCAGAGGACAGCGGTGCCGCCGCGCTCGTGATCGACGACGCCCACCTGCTGTCGGGCGTCGAACTCGCCGCTGTCACCACCGCGGTCGCCGATCCCCGCCGCACGGTGGTGGTGGCCACCGAGGCGCGCGAGAACAACGCCGGCCTGCGTGAGCTGATGGCTGCTCTGGAGCGGGAACGCCCACGCCTTGTGCTGGGGAGTCTGACCCAGGCCGAGATCGCTGCTCATCTGCCCGGATCGACACCGGCCGCGGTAGCGGAAATAGCTTCCGCTACCGCGGGTTTGCCGTTTCTCCTACCGGCGGTAGGAGCTGACGGCGTGGCGGGCGACGGCGCGGTGAACACACTCACCGAGCGGTTACGCCGAACCGACCAGTCCGTCCTGCATGCGCTGCTGATCGCGTCACTGAGCCCGGATCTGGGTCCGACGGACATCGCCGCGGCGCTGGACATCAGCTCGGATGACGCCCACAGCGGGGCCGCGGCGGCGCATGCCACCGGGTTGCTGGACCCGAGTCACGGTGACCACTTCCGTTCTTCGGTGCACGACGCGACGGCCCGAATAGTGGGCACCGCACGGCACCACGACGTCGAAGTTGCGCTGCTGCGTTCACAACTCGAGATGGGCACGCTGTCCACCAGCTTGGCGCTCCGGCTCGCCGAACACGGAGTCCGGGATGCCCGCCTGACGCGGGTCCTGGGCGATGAAGCCGCACGGGTGCGTGCCCGACCCGAGGTGGTGGCGCGGCTGCTGCGTGCCGCGGCGGCGGCCGGGGCCGACGCGCCGACGGTGCCGCTGGCCGATGCGCTGGCCCTCACCGGCGACTGCGCGGCCGCCGCCGCGTTGGCCGATGAGCTGCTCACCTCACCGGATCCCGGGCAGCGGACGGCGGCGGTGCGGGTTGCCGCTGCGGTGGCCGCGCACGACGGCGACATGGCACATGCCGCAGAGTTGTTCGGCTGGATCGGACCTCAGGACGACGCGGTGCTCAGCGCGGCCGCGGTGGTCGCCCTCGTCGGCGCCGGAAATCCGGCGGGGGCACGCGAGGCACTGGGAACACCGATCGGCCCCCCGACCGCCGCTGCGCGCGCGGCGCGCAGCCTGGCCGACGGTCTTCTGCTGACGGTGGATCAGTCGTATTCCGCGGCGGTGATCCGGCTGGGACAGGCGCTCGGTCCGGAGAAGGCGAGCACCGAGGCACTGCCGGACACGCCGGCGGCGCTGGTGAGCCTGGCGGCACTGCACGCCGGTGACGCCGTGCGGGCCCGCAGTGTGCTGGGCCGCGCCGTGCGCACCGCCGAGCCGGCGATGTTCAGTCAGCGACATCGCCTGCTGGCGGCGTGGGTGAAGATGCAGGACGGTCATCTGCCCAGCGCAGCGGCCGACGCCGCGGCCGTACCCACAGTGGGTCTGCACCGCCGCGACGCATTGTGGGCCGCCGCGTTGCGGACCGGGCTGGCGCGCCGCAACGGCGATGCCGGAGCACTGCAGACGCAGTGGTCGGCGGCCATGGACGTGCTGACCGAGTTCTCGGTCGATCTCTACTCGCTGCTTCCGCTCGGCGAGTTGTGGGTGGCGGCCGCTCGGCTGCGGCAGGGCGACCGGTTGTCCCCGGTGCTGGAGCAGGCCTTCTCGGTGCTGGGCGCGCTGGGCGATCCGATTGCGTGGTCGCTACCCCTGCACTGGGCCGGCGTACACGCCGCGATCCTGGCCAACTCGCCGGAATCGCTGGCCCCGCACGGTCAGGCGTTGACGGCTGCCGGTGCGCACAGTGATTTCGCCCGCGCACTCGCGGTGGCGGGTCGGTCCTGGTTGCGAGTGTTGGCCAGGCAGGTCGACGTCGACGACGTGACAGCGGCCGCGCGGGGACTGGCTCAGTTCGGCCTGACCTGGGACGCCACCCGGCTTGCCGGGCAGGCCGCTCTCCAAGCGGGCGATCCCCGCGTTTCCGGAGCCATGCTGCAGGTCGCCCGAGATCTGAAGCTCACCTCCGGCACCCCCGAACCTCCCGAGGAGAACGGCGCATCGACCCCCGTCCCGAAGGTGGAGTCCACGCCCGCGACGTCGCCGTTGTCGGATCGTGAGCGCGAGGTCGCCGAGCTTCTGGTACTCGGGATGCCATACCGCGATATCGGTGCTCAGCTGTTCATCTCAGCAAAAACGGTCGAGCACCATGTGGCACGCATACGGCGTCGCCTCGGAGCCGAGTCCCGGTCGGAGATGCTGTCGATGTTGCGAGCTCTACTCACCCCCTCCCAGTGA
- a CDS encoding pyridoxal phosphate-dependent aminotransferase, translated as MDNRGRLVCVSTHQLPWHQTGQGTRQRVFTQSTKLQDVLYEIRGPIAEHATRLENEGHRILKLNIGNPAPFGFEAPDVIMRDIIQSLPYAQGYSDSKGIVSARRAVFTRYELVDGFPKFDIDDVYLGNGVSELITMTLQALLDNGDQVLIPAPDYPLWTASTALAGGTPVHYLCDETQGWNPDIADLESKITDRTKALVVINPNNPTGAVYSREILEQMVELARKHQLLLLADEIYDKILYDDAEHTSLATLAPDLLTLTFNGLSKAYRVAGYRSGWLVITGPKEHASSFLEGISLLASMRLCPNVPAQHAIQVALGGHQSIEDLVLPGGRLREQRDVAWNKLNEIPGVSCVKPQGALYAFPRLDPEVYDIHDDEQLVLDLLLQEKILVVQGTGFNWPAPDHLRIVTLPWSRDLADAIERLGNFLASYRQ; from the coding sequence ATAGACAACCGTGGGAGACTCGTCTGCGTGAGCACACACCAGCTTCCTTGGCATCAGACCGGCCAGGGGACCCGGCAGCGCGTCTTCACTCAGTCGACGAAGCTGCAGGACGTCCTCTACGAGATCCGCGGGCCGATCGCCGAGCACGCTACCCGGCTGGAGAACGAGGGCCACCGGATCCTCAAACTCAACATCGGCAACCCCGCGCCGTTCGGCTTCGAAGCCCCCGACGTGATCATGCGCGACATCATCCAGTCGCTGCCGTACGCCCAGGGCTACTCCGACTCCAAGGGCATCGTCAGCGCCCGCCGCGCGGTCTTCACCCGCTACGAACTGGTAGACGGGTTCCCCAAGTTCGACATCGATGACGTCTACCTCGGCAACGGTGTCTCCGAGCTCATCACCATGACCCTGCAGGCGCTGTTGGACAACGGCGACCAGGTGCTCATCCCGGCCCCCGACTATCCGCTGTGGACCGCGTCGACGGCACTGGCCGGCGGCACCCCGGTGCACTACCTGTGCGACGAGACCCAGGGCTGGAATCCCGATATCGCGGACCTGGAGTCCAAGATCACCGACCGCACCAAGGCGCTGGTGGTGATCAACCCGAACAACCCGACAGGTGCGGTGTACAGCCGCGAGATCCTGGAGCAGATGGTCGAGCTGGCGCGCAAGCATCAGCTGTTGCTGCTGGCCGACGAGATCTACGACAAGATCCTCTACGACGACGCTGAGCACACCAGCCTCGCGACGCTGGCTCCCGATCTGCTCACTTTGACGTTCAACGGCCTGTCCAAGGCCTACCGCGTGGCCGGTTACCGGTCCGGCTGGCTGGTCATCACCGGCCCCAAAGAACACGCGAGCAGTTTCCTCGAGGGCATCAGCCTGCTGGCCAGCATGCGACTGTGCCCCAATGTGCCTGCGCAGCACGCCATCCAGGTGGCACTAGGCGGGCATCAGAGCATCGAGGACCTGGTGTTGCCGGGCGGGCGCCTGCGAGAACAACGCGACGTCGCCTGGAACAAGCTCAATGAGATCCCCGGAGTCTCCTGTGTGAAGCCCCAAGGTGCGCTCTATGCGTTCCCGCGGTTGGACCCCGAGGTCTACGACATCCACGACGACGAGCAACTGGTGCTCGATCTGCTTCTACAGGAGAAGATCCTTGTGGTGCAGGGCACAGGATTCAATTGGCCCGCACCAGATCACCTCCGAATCGTCACACTTCCGTGGTCGCGTGACCTCGCCGACGCCATCGAACGTCTGGGCAACTTCCTGGCGAGCTACCGTCAATAG
- a CDS encoding (Fe-S)-binding protein, whose amino-acid sequence MGTLEWIRLVIGLLATAVVAALAVKRVLWLVNLIRSGQPISDAAGRKDDVPDRIKAQFTEVLGQAKLLKWNLPGIAHFFTMWGFFILASVYLEAYGVLFNPEFHIPLVGRWDALGFLQDFFALAVLLGIIVFSIIRLRSEPKEYGRDSRFYGSHTGGAWLILFMIFLVILTYAIFRAAAVNNLGEAFPYGWGAFLSHGLAIVLEPLGHTANHVIETVALLAHIGVMLVFLLIVLHSKHLHIGLAPINVTFKRLPDGLGPLLPMESGGKLINFEDPGEDDILGRGKIEDFTWKGYLDFTTCTECGRCQSQCPAWNTGKPLSPKLVIMNLRDHLFAKAPYILGDKETPLENTPEGGLGEEIRGEKHSEEHSHEHVPESGFERIMGSGPDQALRPLVGTLEQGGVIDPDVLWSCTTCGACVEQCPVDIEHIDHIVDMRRYQVLMESEFPSELGVLFKNLENKGNPWGQNAKDRLTWIDEVEFDIPVYGKDVDSFAGYEYLFWVGCAGAYEDRAKRTTKAVAELLAVAGVKFLVLGDGETCTGDSARRSGNEFLFQQLAAQNIETINDLFEGVETVDRKIVVTCPHCFNTLGREYSQVGANYTVLHHTQLLNRLVRDKKLIPVNSVSQDITYHDPCYLGRHNKVYEAPRDLVGASGATLKEMPRHADRGLCCGAGGARMWMEEHIGKRVNVERTEEAIDTGASKIATGCPFCRVMMTDGVDDVAATRDIEKVEVLDVAQLLLNSLDLSSVTLPAKGTAAEEAEKRASEKAQALAQTEAEAPAEVEVEEEVQEAPAEVKTQAPVKGLGMAGGAKRPGAKKAAPAPAPAEAKTEAAPVKGLGIAGGAKRPGAKKAAAAPAAEPAKAEEAPKAEAPPVKGLGLAAGAKRPGAKKAAPAAAAPASAPEAEPAEAPETPKAEPPVKGLGIAAGARRPGAKKAAPAAPKAQAPVVEAAPEPAAEPEPATPEPPVKGLGIAPGARRPGAKKAPASKPASAPEPTPEPEAPAAQEPAPSPTGSGNGQTRVVGDEPPVKGLGIAKGARRPGKR is encoded by the coding sequence GTGGGCACCTTGGAATGGATCAGGCTGGTAATCGGCCTGCTCGCGACGGCCGTGGTTGCCGCTCTGGCCGTCAAGCGGGTGCTCTGGCTCGTTAACTTGATTCGCTCCGGACAGCCCATCAGCGACGCCGCCGGGCGCAAGGACGACGTACCCGATCGGATCAAAGCGCAGTTCACTGAGGTGCTCGGTCAGGCGAAACTGCTCAAGTGGAACCTGCCCGGTATCGCCCATTTCTTCACCATGTGGGGCTTCTTCATCCTGGCGTCGGTGTACCTCGAGGCCTACGGCGTGCTGTTCAACCCCGAGTTCCACATCCCGCTCGTGGGCCGCTGGGATGCGCTGGGCTTCCTACAGGACTTCTTCGCCCTGGCCGTGCTGCTGGGCATCATCGTCTTCTCGATCATCCGGCTGCGTTCCGAGCCGAAGGAGTACGGCCGCGACTCGCGGTTCTACGGCTCCCACACCGGCGGCGCCTGGCTGATCCTGTTCATGATCTTCCTGGTCATCCTGACCTACGCAATCTTCCGGGCCGCCGCGGTCAACAATCTCGGTGAGGCTTTCCCCTACGGCTGGGGCGCCTTCCTGTCCCACGGTCTGGCGATCGTGCTGGAGCCGCTGGGTCACACCGCCAACCACGTCATCGAGACGGTGGCGCTGCTCGCGCACATCGGCGTCATGCTGGTGTTCCTGCTGATCGTGCTGCATTCCAAGCACTTGCACATTGGCCTGGCGCCCATCAACGTCACCTTCAAGCGGCTGCCCGACGGCCTGGGTCCGCTGCTGCCCATGGAGTCCGGTGGCAAACTCATCAACTTCGAGGATCCGGGCGAGGACGACATCCTGGGCCGCGGCAAGATCGAGGACTTCACCTGGAAGGGTTATCTCGACTTCACCACGTGCACCGAGTGCGGCCGCTGCCAGTCACAGTGCCCGGCCTGGAACACCGGCAAGCCGCTGTCTCCCAAGCTCGTCATCATGAACCTGCGCGACCACCTGTTCGCGAAGGCGCCCTACATCCTGGGCGACAAGGAGACCCCGCTGGAGAACACCCCCGAGGGTGGGCTGGGCGAGGAGATCCGCGGGGAGAAGCATTCCGAAGAGCATTCGCACGAGCATGTTCCGGAGTCCGGTTTCGAGCGCATCATGGGCTCCGGTCCGGACCAGGCGCTGCGTCCGCTGGTGGGCACCCTGGAGCAGGGCGGCGTCATCGACCCCGACGTGCTGTGGTCCTGCACCACCTGTGGTGCCTGCGTCGAGCAGTGCCCCGTCGATATCGAGCACATCGACCACATCGTCGACATGCGCCGCTACCAGGTGCTGATGGAATCCGAGTTCCCCTCCGAACTCGGCGTGCTGTTCAAGAACCTGGAGAACAAGGGCAACCCCTGGGGCCAGAACGCCAAGGACCGTCTGACCTGGATCGATGAGGTCGAGTTCGACATCCCGGTCTACGGCAAGGACGTCGACTCCTTCGCCGGCTACGAATACCTCTTCTGGGTGGGCTGCGCGGGCGCCTACGAGGACCGCGCCAAGAGAACCACCAAGGCCGTCGCCGAGTTGCTCGCCGTGGCCGGCGTGAAGTTCCTGGTGCTCGGCGACGGTGAGACGTGCACCGGTGACTCGGCCCGACGCTCGGGCAACGAGTTCCTGTTCCAGCAGCTCGCCGCGCAGAACATCGAGACCATCAACGACCTCTTCGAGGGCGTCGAGACCGTCGACCGCAAGATCGTCGTCACCTGCCCGCACTGTTTCAACACCCTGGGCCGGGAGTACTCCCAGGTCGGCGCCAACTACACCGTGCTGCACCACACGCAGCTGCTCAACCGACTGGTGCGGGACAAGAAACTGATCCCGGTGAACTCCGTGTCTCAGGACATCACCTATCACGACCCCTGCTACCTGGGGCGGCACAACAAGGTCTACGAAGCTCCGCGCGATCTGGTGGGCGCTTCGGGCGCGACGCTCAAGGAGATGCCGCGCCACGCTGATCGGGGCCTGTGCTGTGGTGCCGGCGGCGCCCGGATGTGGATGGAAGAGCACATCGGCAAACGTGTGAACGTCGAGCGCACCGAGGAGGCCATCGACACCGGCGCCTCCAAGATCGCGACCGGCTGCCCGTTCTGCCGCGTCATGATGACCGACGGTGTCGACGACGTGGCCGCCACCCGAGACATCGAGAAGGTCGAAGTTCTCGACGTGGCGCAGTTGCTGCTGAACTCGCTGGATCTGAGTTCGGTGACGTTGCCCGCCAAGGGCACCGCCGCCGAGGAGGCCGAAAAGCGTGCCTCCGAAAAGGCCCAAGCACTGGCCCAGACAGAAGCCGAAGCGCCCGCCGAGGTCGAAGTCGAAGAAGAAGTCCAGGAAGCTCCGGCCGAGGTCAAGACACAGGCCCCGGTGAAGGGTCTGGGTATGGCCGGTGGGGCCAAGCGTCCCGGCGCCAAGAAGGCCGCCCCCGCTCCCGCTCCCGCCGAAGCCAAAACCGAAGCCGCACCGGTCAAGGGTCTCGGCATCGCAGGCGGCGCAAAACGCCCAGGCGCCAAGAAGGCTGCCGCAGCACCGGCGGCCGAACCGGCCAAGGCCGAGGAGGCACCCAAAGCCGAAGCTCCGCCCGTCAAGGGCCTGGGCTTGGCTGCCGGCGCCAAACGTCCGGGTGCAAAGAAGGCCGCCCCGGCCGCGGCGGCACCGGCGTCAGCCCCCGAAGCCGAACCTGCCGAGGCTCCGGAGACTCCCAAGGCCGAACCCCCGGTCAAGGGTCTGGGCATCGCCGCGGGCGCACGTCGCCCCGGCGCCAAGAAGGCCGCTCCCGCCGCACCCAAGGCGCAAGCGCCCGTCGTCGAGGCTGCACCAGAACCGGCTGCCGAGCCCGAGCCCGCCACACCGGAGCCGCCGGTGAAGGGCCTCGGTATCGCTCCCGGTGCCCGTCGCCCCGGTGCCAAGAAGGCACCGGCGTCCAAGCCCGCCTCGGCTCCCGAGCCAACCCCGGAACCCGAAGCCCCCGCGGCGCAGGAACCGGCTCCGTCGCCCACCGGCTCCGGCAACGGCCAAACCCGCGTGGTCGGTGACGAGCCGCCGGTGAAGGGCCTGGGCATCGCCAAGGGTGCCCGCCGCCCCGGTAAGCGCTGA
- a CDS encoding Hsp70 family protein: MTDSLGLSIGATNLVATRTGRPPVVRRSVLTLFEHRSPEVGLPSENPNLGEPGMVMWGFVERVGDPVPLVAQDGSSHRGDVLAAEALDAMARTVADGPAPQQVAIAVPAYWGPATVGALRGALRAKTSLFSDGAPPELVPDAAAALAALKAEQGLPDSGIVALCDFGGSGTTLALADAGAELSPVGEVVRYPDLSGEQLDQAILRHVLAGVADAGGAETAGTAAVGALTRLRAECKLAKERLSAETATVIPVQLPTSTSDVRLTRSEFEGLLSEPLAGFFDALGDLLERNRIPAAALSAVATTGGGAAIPLLTQRLSEELRVPVITSPDPAASVAVGAALLAAAGPSPDSPTGMATSVDAADLPTGLAPAAWAAGAAGAAAAESASDGSPSATFRALAWSDDDASGSDPVPYSGEDYTFDTYTPQGATSARPAVEFDRSDDETYVMEPPPLAWYKRPPVLFGAAAAAALLAVGGLAITLTGTSTDTGPVTETTTLPTESGAPSPEVPLTTETVTITGDNGQIITSEVPPPPPPPTTTPPTTTTTTSPTTTTTTTTTTTTTTTPSTTTTTTRTTTPSTTPPTTPATTPPTTPPPTTPDPVTPDVPDTPDVPDVPDDPVIPTFPDAG, from the coding sequence ATGACCGACTCGTTGGGGTTGTCCATCGGGGCGACGAACCTGGTGGCGACCCGCACGGGCCGGCCACCAGTGGTACGCCGTTCGGTCCTGACCCTGTTCGAGCACCGGTCCCCGGAGGTGGGACTGCCCAGTGAGAACCCCAACCTCGGCGAGCCCGGAATGGTGATGTGGGGATTCGTCGAGCGGGTCGGCGATCCGGTACCGCTGGTGGCGCAGGACGGTTCCTCTCATCGCGGCGATGTCCTGGCCGCCGAGGCGCTGGACGCGATGGCCCGCACGGTGGCTGACGGGCCTGCCCCGCAACAGGTGGCCATCGCGGTGCCCGCCTACTGGGGGCCGGCCACGGTCGGTGCGCTGCGCGGCGCGCTGCGTGCCAAGACCAGCCTGTTCTCCGACGGCGCTCCGCCGGAGTTGGTTCCCGATGCCGCCGCGGCTTTGGCGGCATTGAAGGCGGAGCAGGGCCTGCCGGACTCCGGGATCGTCGCGTTGTGCGACTTCGGCGGCAGTGGCACCACTCTGGCTCTCGCGGATGCCGGTGCCGAGTTGTCCCCCGTCGGTGAGGTGGTTCGCTACCCGGACCTCTCGGGTGAGCAGCTGGACCAGGCGATCCTGCGCCATGTGCTGGCCGGTGTGGCTGATGCCGGCGGAGCTGAGACGGCGGGCACGGCGGCTGTCGGGGCGTTGACCCGCCTGCGGGCAGAGTGCAAGCTCGCCAAGGAGCGGCTGTCCGCCGAGACCGCCACCGTGATCCCGGTCCAATTGCCCACTTCCACCTCTGACGTGCGGCTCACCCGCAGCGAGTTCGAGGGGCTGCTGTCCGAGCCATTGGCCGGATTCTTCGACGCGCTCGGAGATCTGCTGGAGCGTAACCGAATTCCCGCTGCAGCACTGTCCGCGGTAGCGACGACCGGTGGCGGTGCAGCCATTCCTCTACTGACGCAACGGCTGTCGGAGGAGCTGCGAGTTCCCGTCATCACCTCTCCCGACCCCGCCGCATCGGTGGCCGTGGGCGCCGCACTGCTGGCCGCTGCCGGCCCGTCTCCCGATTCCCCCACCGGGATGGCCACCTCGGTGGATGCCGCCGACCTGCCCACCGGACTGGCCCCGGCTGCCTGGGCTGCCGGTGCGGCAGGAGCTGCCGCCGCCGAATCAGCCTCCGACGGTTCACCTTCGGCGACGTTCCGCGCCTTGGCCTGGTCCGACGACGACGCATCGGGCAGCGACCCCGTGCCGTACTCCGGCGAGGACTACACCTTCGACACCTACACCCCGCAGGGGGCCACCAGCGCGCGTCCCGCGGTGGAGTTCGATCGCAGCGACGACGAGACCTACGTGATGGAACCGCCGCCGCTGGCCTGGTACAAACGGCCTCCGGTGCTCTTCGGCGCGGCCGCCGCCGCTGCACTGTTGGCTGTCGGCGGCTTGGCCATCACCTTGACCGGAACCAGTACCGACACCGGTCCGGTCACCGAAACCACAACACTGCCAACAGAATCCGGTGCTCCCAGCCCGGAGGTCCCACTGACCACCGAGACTGTCACCATCACCGGCGACAACGGCCAGATCATCACCTCCGAGGTGCCTCCACCACCACCGCCGCCTACCACCACTCCGCCGACCACCACCACGACCACGTCCCCGACGACCACCACCACCACAACCACAACGACGACGACCACCACGACGCCGTCTACCACCACGACGACGACGCGGACCACGACGCCGTCCACCACGCCTCCCACCACACCTGCGACCACACCGCCCACGACGCCTCCTCCGACCACCCCCGACCCAGTGACCCCTGACGTCCCTGACACTCCTGACGTCCCTGACGTTCCCGACGATCCGGTGATCCCCACCTTCCCGGACGCGGGATGA
- a CDS encoding lipase family protein, protein MRSPFRILPAILLTVLVAAGCSGSAALSADVPIERAQQPIAYTREMPAIAPPDWAARGQVITSTDQTSFDMSKLPQGSSATKMVYRSTSGITGAPTVVSGAFFVPPGDAPAGGWPVVSYAHFTSGVSTGCGPTGDKELAGSISFVGGILDQGYAVAYTDYVGLGEIGAEPKQVHPYLEPKSAAFNVIDAVRAARAVDPDLSDRWVAVGNSQGGQAAFAAAEYGKEYGDGLQLLGAAAVAPALDVSHLGNPTQLTDQQKTVFPLIVMGLAAVDPEVVPSDYLPAGFDETTACTPGGVEPKEASPEAVARLTDRLASYALPQQPTAVPIAVYYGGNDQLVLPEWTEEALLRACELGDTIEATRVDDAGHELNPGAPLNDWVAARFAGEPAPSDC, encoded by the coding sequence GTGCGCTCTCCTTTCCGGATCCTGCCGGCAATACTGCTAACGGTTCTTGTCGCTGCCGGATGTAGCGGGTCGGCCGCCCTCTCAGCGGACGTTCCGATCGAACGGGCGCAGCAGCCCATCGCTTACACCCGGGAAATGCCGGCCATCGCGCCGCCGGACTGGGCAGCCCGGGGCCAGGTGATCACCTCCACCGACCAGACGTCCTTCGACATGTCCAAGCTGCCGCAGGGCTCCTCGGCCACCAAGATGGTCTACCGCTCGACGTCCGGCATCACCGGCGCACCGACGGTGGTCAGCGGGGCGTTCTTCGTCCCCCCGGGAGACGCACCAGCGGGTGGCTGGCCGGTGGTCAGCTACGCCCACTTCACCTCCGGGGTGTCGACGGGCTGCGGCCCCACCGGCGACAAGGAACTCGCCGGCAGTATCAGCTTCGTCGGCGGCATCCTGGACCAGGGTTACGCCGTGGCGTACACCGACTACGTGGGCCTGGGCGAGATCGGAGCAGAACCCAAGCAGGTGCACCCGTACCTGGAGCCGAAATCGGCGGCATTCAACGTCATCGACGCGGTCCGTGCGGCCCGCGCTGTGGACCCCGACCTGTCCGATCGATGGGTCGCCGTCGGCAACTCCCAAGGCGGGCAGGCGGCGTTCGCCGCGGCTGAATACGGCAAGGAGTATGGCGACGGGCTGCAACTGCTGGGTGCGGCCGCGGTTGCCCCGGCACTGGACGTCAGCCACCTCGGCAACCCCACCCAACTCACCGACCAGCAGAAGACGGTGTTTCCACTGATCGTCATGGGCCTGGCCGCCGTCGACCCCGAGGTGGTGCCCTCCGACTACCTCCCCGCGGGCTTCGACGAGACGACAGCGTGCACACCCGGCGGGGTGGAACCCAAAGAGGCCTCCCCCGAGGCCGTCGCCCGCCTCACCGACCGGCTGGCCTCCTACGCTCTGCCACAACAGCCCACCGCGGTGCCCATCGCGGTGTATTACGGCGGAAACGACCAGCTGGTGCTGCCGGAGTGGACGGAGGAAGCCTTGCTGCGGGCCTGCGAGCTCGGTGACACCATCGAGGCCACCAGGGTGGACGACGCCGGACATGAACTGAATCCCGGTGCGCCGCTCAATGACTGGGTGGCGGCCCGGTTCGCCGGTGAGCCAGCTCCCTCAGACTGCTGA
- a CDS encoding nucleoside hydrolase, giving the protein MGALAALLMAGATTAPTAAEPHDCVVIDTDFDIDDLMTIPAVIGGRDVAAIVTTEGYTLPALGASAVKRLIAEPGRREIPVIVGAGVHRPEPDIAATFGDYVLVFRTLMNRLNNFLPTALPPAPVQPDYVREVAEATAGCQTVDVLVIGAFTSFVNYSPTLRHRIGRVVITGRPLEGDPELEAGESFNCVYDRPSCEQAFRQQLPGLDHVFVDVPRGDCDLTPNRDGCVATVFGPTLAMVRALGDEGLPNTLKQILLNHPNSWALDTWEQSGYGGRTLFWDQSTALALLDPASFRQVGAHVETTLNPEEFQAKWAEFTNRANRPW; this is encoded by the coding sequence TTGGGTGCACTCGCGGCACTGCTGATGGCGGGTGCCACGACAGCCCCCACCGCCGCAGAGCCGCACGACTGCGTTGTGATCGACACCGATTTCGACATCGACGACCTGATGACCATCCCGGCCGTCATCGGCGGCCGGGATGTTGCGGCCATCGTCACCACCGAGGGCTACACGCTGCCCGCACTGGGCGCCTCGGCCGTCAAACGGCTGATCGCCGAACCGGGCCGGCGCGAGATCCCGGTGATCGTCGGGGCGGGCGTCCACCGCCCCGAACCCGATATCGCGGCAACGTTCGGCGATTACGTGCTGGTGTTCCGCACCCTGATGAACCGACTGAACAATTTCCTGCCCACCGCGCTGCCACCTGCGCCCGTCCAGCCCGACTACGTCCGCGAGGTTGCCGAGGCCACCGCAGGATGCCAGACGGTCGATGTGTTGGTGATCGGCGCGTTCACCTCATTCGTGAACTACAGCCCCACCCTGCGCCACCGAATCGGCCGCGTCGTCATCACCGGCCGCCCTCTCGAGGGTGATCCCGAACTCGAAGCCGGCGAATCGTTCAACTGCGTCTACGACCGGCCGTCCTGCGAACAAGCCTTCCGTCAACAACTTCCGGGCCTGGATCACGTGTTTGTCGACGTCCCGCGCGGCGACTGCGACCTCACCCCCAACCGCGACGGCTGCGTGGCAACGGTGTTCGGGCCGACGCTGGCCATGGTGCGCGCACTGGGCGACGAGGGGCTACCCAACACCCTCAAGCAGATCCTGCTCAACCATCCGAACAGCTGGGCCCTGGACACCTGGGAGCAGTCCGGTTACGGCGGGCGCACCCTGTTCTGGGATCAGTCGACGGCACTGGCTCTGCTGGATCCGGCGTCGTTCCGCCAGGTGGGCGCCCATGTCGAGACGACGCTGAATCCCGAAGAGTTCCAAGCGAAGTGGGCCGAGTTCACCAATCGAGCTAACCGACCTTGGTGA